In a single window of the Callithrix jacchus isolate 240 chromosome 1, calJac240_pri, whole genome shotgun sequence genome:
- the RNF113B gene encoding RING finger protein 113B, with product MAAPSSQGRTADQADQTCTFLLKKSGRKGAAGLRKRPACDAERRDSSSSGDEGDVVARPPRVAPRPRGLHVWQKAAHCDLRSEEAAPESLGVVYRSTRSAKPVGPEDMGATADFEQDTEKERDTQAIFKRSQRLQEALRGREHDQIYRGIHNYPRYLKPKDTSMGNTSSGMAKKGPIRAPGHLRATVHWDYQPDICKDYKETGFCGFGDSCKFLHDRSDYKHGWQIEQELEEGRYGICEDENHEVGSEEEEMPFKCFICRQAFQNPVVTKCRHYFCESCALGHFRATPRCYVCDQPTGGIFNTAKELMAKLQKLRATESGEKSHFTEDPDEGKIPMA from the coding sequence ATGGCAGCACCATCTTCTCAAGGAAGGACGGCCGACCAGGCAGACCAGACGTGCACCTTCCTCCTCAAAAAGTCTGGACGTAAAGGGGCTGCAGGCCTCAGAAAGCGCCCGGCCTGCGACGCCGAGCGCAGAGATAGCAGCAGCAGCGGGGACGAGGGTGACGTGGTGGCTAGGCCCCCGCGGGTGGCACCGAGGCCCCGGGGCCTCCATGTCTGGCAGAAGGCGGCTCACTGCGACCTGAGGAGCGAGGAGGCAGCACCCGAGAGCCTCGGCGTGGTATACAGGTCCACCCGCTCGGCAAAGCCGGTAGGGCCAGAAGACATGGGGGCCACCGCTGACTTCGAGCAGGACACCGAGAAGGAGCGCGATACACAGGCCATCTTCAAGCGCAGCCAGCGGTTGCAGGAGGCACTGCGGGGCCGGGAGCACGACCAGATCTACCGGGGAATCCACAACTACCCAAGGTACCTGAAGCCCAAGGACACATCCATGGGCAACACCTCCTCAGGAATGGCGAAGAAGGGCCCCATCCGTGCGCCGGGGCACCTGCGCGCCACCGTGCACTGGGATTACCAGCCCGACATCTGCAAGGACTACAAGGAGACCGGCTTCTGCGGCTTCGGGGACAGCTGCAAATTCCTCCATGACCGTTCTGATTACAAGCATGGGTGGCAAATTGAACAGGAGCTGGAAGAGGGCCGCTACGGTATCTGCGAGGACGAAAACCATGAAGTGGGAAGCGAGGAAGAGGAAATGCCATTCAAGTGTTTCATATGTCGCCAGGCCTTCCAAAACCCAGTGGTCACCAAGTGCAGGCATTATTTCTGCGAGAGCTGCGCGCTGGGGCATTTCCGGGCCACCCCGCGCTGCTACGTTTGCGACCAGCCGACTGGCGGCATCTTCAACACGGCCAAAGAGCTGATGGCGAAACTGCAGAAGCTTCGGGCTACAGAAAGTGGGGAAAagtcccatttcacagaagacCCCGATGAGGGTAAAATTCCCATGGCTTAG